The Siansivirga zeaxanthinifaciens CC-SAMT-1 region GACTCTAAATTATTAGCATCTGTAGAATATACAATTACCGGCTCTTTAACTGTTAAATCTGGTGCTACTTTAACCATTGAGCCTGGTACAGTTATAAAAGCTAGAAGCGGAAGAACCGATGTGTTTTTAGCAGTAGAAAGAGGTGCTAAATTAATTGCTAAAGGTACGGCTGCAAAGCCAATCAGATTTACATCAGACGCTACATCTCCTAAAGCTGGAGATTGGGGAGGTATTGTAATTGCTGGTAAAGCATCTTCTAACAAAGGAACAGATGTACAATCTGAAGTAGCGGGTTTACTTTACGGTGGTACTGTTAATGATGATGATTCTGGTGAATTAAGTTATATTATTGCAGAATATACTGGTGCTAAAATTAACGGAGAACAAGAATTTAACGGAATTTCTTTCTTTGGTGTTGGTAGTAAAACTATTGTTAATAATATAGTAGTTAGCGATGGTAACGATGATGGTGTTGAGTTTTTTGGTGGTACTGTTAATGTAAATAACGTATACTGTGCTAATATAGGTGATGACATGTTTGACTGGACAGAAGGTTACTCAGGAACTATAACAAACGCTTTTGGTGTTCGTAATGATGGTTTCGATACAGCTTCTAACGACCCAAGAGGACTTGAAGGCGATAGCAACAGTGCAGATATCACAGCTTTACCAATTTCTAAACCAACATTAAAAAATGTTACTATATTAAACCTTAATCCAGATGTAGCTCTTACAGGTGGTGCAGAGATTAGAAGAGGTACTGAGGCTACTATTGATAATATTTTATTCGCTGCTTACGGAACGGCATCTTTTGGAAACAGAATTGATACAGCAGACGGAAATGGTAACGGTATTTTAACTATTACCAATGCTTTTGCTCAAGGGAATGTAGGTAACGATAAAATTGGTGGTGCTATTACTGGTACAGTAACTACCATAACAGATGGTATCACAGTTCCTTCAAACAATACTATCACTACAAAAACAGGCGTAGGTGCAGACTTAAGTGCTTTTGCATGGGCTAACCGTACTTTTGTTGTAACAAAGTAGTATTCGATAAAAACAAATAAAAAAGCCTCCCAAATTGGGAGGCTTTTTTATTTCATTTCATGTCTAACTAACTTTAAATGCCCTGCTTGTTTTTAACTTCAGATTCTTTTAAATTAGCTATAACATTTGCGTTATAATCTACTTCTTTTACAGTTTCTTTTGTGTAATAAAACCATTTGCCGACTTTTTTACCATTATCATAATTTCCAGAAATCGTTTTTTCACCATCTGCAGAAAAGCTTAACCACTCACCTTGTAATTTACCATCTGTAGTGTAATAACCTGTTTGGCTTACAGCTCCATTGTCATGATAATAAACAACCTCTATTAAATTGGTTTCTTTGTTAAACTTTAAATCTCTCTTTTGTTCTTTTTGAGCAAAAGATACCACAGTAATTAATAAGGCAAAAAATAAAACTAACTTCTTCATAATTATGGGGTTTTTATATTATTATATCAAATATATATAATTCATAACTTTAAAACAACATTCACATAACATTAAATTAACATTGAAAAAACATTTAATTGAATATCAATATTATACATATTAATATTTAACATTGAAATATTAATAATTACTTAATATTAGCATTACATTAAAATTACCTTAAACGTTGATATTTGTTATAGTCTTAAGACAAATTTAGTATTTCATATAATCTATTAGTTTTTGTCGACTACATTATTATGAATTTCTAGTGAGACTGCCTTGGCCAAGGCAGTCTTTTTTGTTAAGATATTTAACAATTAGGAAACATTAAGTTAACATTGAAGTTGGTTATTTGCAGCGACAAAAACTAAAAATGATAATGAAAAACTTAAAAGCAATTTTAATTGTTATTCTTGTTGCTACACTACAAATTAATGCTCAAGACACTGCTCCTATTACAGAAAACACTAAAAAAGAGTGGTTCGAATCTTTTAAAATAAGAGGCTATGCCCAAGTGAGGTATAACGGTTTGTTTCAAACTAACCCAGACTTAGGCTGCGAACAATGTGACAAATCTTGGGGTGGAGATAGTCAATTTTTCTTCAGACGTATTCGATTGGTTTTTTACGGACAAATTCATCCCAGAATATACTTCTACATTCAGCCCGATTTTGCAAATGCAACTGGCGGAAATCAACAATTTGGACAAATTAGAGACGCCTACTTCGATGTAGGTTTAGATCCAAAAAACGAATTTCGTTTTAGAATTGGACAAAGTAAAGTGCCTTTTGGTTTTGAAAACATGCAATCTAGCCAAAACAGGTTGCCTTTAGACCGTAATGATGGTTTAAATAGTGCTGTGAAAAACGAACGTGATTTAGGGATCTTTTTTTATTGGGCACCTGAAGAGATAAGAAAGCGCTTTTCTATGCTTACTAGAGAGGGCTATAAAGGAACTGGAGATTATGGTGTTTTTGGTTTGGGTGTTTATAATGGTCAAACTGCCAACGTCGCCGATTTGAATAATAAAAAGCATGTGGTAGCTCGATTAACTTATCCATTTAAAATGGGCTCCCAAATTTTTGAACCAGGAATTCAAGCATATACTGGTCAACATACTATAGATCCTGATGATATATCCGATGGCGTTCAAACAACTGATGACAATACATATATAGACCAACGCTTAGGGTTTACAGCTGTTTTATATCCTAAGCCATTTGGTTTTCAAGCTGAATACAATTTTGGTAGAGGTCCTGAATTTAATAAAGAAACCCAAGCCATAAGTGTTGAGAAATTACATGGTGGTTATCTTCTATTAAATGCAAAATGCTCAATTAAAAACCAGTTAATATATCCATTTACTCGAATTCAATACTACAATGGTGGTAAAAAACATGAGTTAGATGCTAGAAGTTATGAAGTAAAAGAATTGGAATTAGGTGTGGAATGGCAACCTTATAAAAACTTTGAAATTGTGGCTATGTATACCTTTTCGGATAGAACTTATGAAGATTTTATTAATCAAGACAACAACCAAAAAGGAAGCTTGTTGCGATTACAATTTCAAGTGAACTTTTAATTCATTTAAAGAATTTATTTCTACGAAGAATCAATATTCTCTTAAAAAATTATACTAAGTATTTACTGTTTGTGAAATTAAAAAATATAACAATTACGTAACTTAGCATTCCAAAATACATTAGATATTTGCAAACTTATTTTTTATTATGGACAATATTTACTTATTAATGATAGTTGCCCTAGCGGTATTAGCCATTGCCGATTTAGTGGTGGGTGTTAGCAACGATGCAGTTAACTTTTTAAATTCTGCTATTGGATCTAAGGCTATTTCATTTAAAACAATTATGATAGTTGCCAGTATTGGCGTTGCCTTAGGAGCTGTTTTTTCAAGTGGCATGATGGAGGTTGCAAGATCTGGAATTTTTAACCCTCATGAATTCATGTTTAATGAAATCATGATTATTTTCATGGCGGTAATGATAACAGATATTCTGTTATTAGACTTTTTTAACACCGTAGGAATGCCAACTTCTACTACCGTTTCTATAGTTTTCGAATTATTAGGAGCTTCAGTAGCTATGGCACTTATTAAAATAGGGCATAATGGTGGAACTTTTTCTGATGTAGTAAACTACATAAATACATCTAAGGCTACCGAAATCATTTTTGGCATCTTATTATCAGTAGTTATTGCCTTTTCTGTGGGTGCAATGGTTCAATGGGTATCAAGGTTGTTATTATCATATAACTATGAAAAACAGGCCAATTGGGTTGGTGCTATTTTTGGTGGTATTGCCATTACATCTATTACCTATTTTATTTTTATGAAGGGTATTGGGGGAACATCCTATGCAAAAGAAAGTTATGATATTATAGGCGGCTCAACCATTAAAGAATTTTTAAGTAAGCAAGCACCATTAATTATTTTTGTAAGTTTAATTTTTTGGTCATTGTTATCTTATGCCTTAATCGCTTTTGCTAAACAAAGTATTTACAAAATTGTAATTATTATAGGAACCTTTGCCTTGGCATTAGCTTTCTCTGGTAACGATTTAGTTAACTTTATAGGTGTACCAATTGCTGGTTGGCAATCTTACACAGCTTGGGCTGGTTCTGGCGTATCCCCTGAAGCCTTTAGCATGGGTTTTCTTGCCGATAAAGTTCCAACTCCAACCTTTTTATTGGTTGTAGCAGGTTTTGTTATGGTCGCTACTTTATGGTTTTCTAAAAAAGCAAAAACAGTTACCGAAACCGAAATTAACTTATCAAGAGAAGGAGATGGTAAAGAACGTTTTCAACCTAACTTTTTATCTCGTGGTTTTGTTAGATTAGCCGTTGGAGCTTCAGAAATGTTATCCTATATATTACCACAAACTTGGCAAGCTAAAATTGACAAACAGTTTGAAAAGCCTGTAATTAACTTAGTCAAATCTAAAACACATGAATTACCAGCTTTTGATATGGTTCGTGCAGCAGTAAACCTAATGGTAGCTGCCATTCTTATATCGTTAGCAACCTCAATGAAATTGCCTTTATCTACTACTTATGTAACATTTATGGTGGCTATGGGTTCCTCTTTGGCCGATCGTGCTTGGGGTGCAGAAAGTGCTGTTTATAGAGTTGCAGGGGTGTTAAATGTTATTGGTGGTTGGTTCTTTACTGCCATTATAGCCTTTGTTGCTGCCGCCATAATAGCTTATTTGTTAAACTGGAATGTTGCCGCTATGGTACCTGTTCTACTTTTAGTAGCTATTTTACTATTAGTTAGAAACTATATCGCACATAGAGAAAAATCGAAAGAAGCAAAAGCTGAAGATAGTTTAACTAAAGCTGAAAGCAGCTCTATCCAGGGTGTTATAATTGAAAGCGCTAAAAATATTGCGAGTGTTATTAAACGCGGAAATAAAGTTTATACAAACTCCATTAATGGTTTAGCTAAACAAGATTTACAACTATTAAAGAAGAACAAAAAGCAAATAGTTAAATTATCTAGTGAAGTAGATGAATTAAGAGATAACATCTTTTATTTTATTAAGAATTTAGATGATTCAAGTGTTGGAGCAAGTAATTTTTACATTCATATTTTGAGTTATTTACAAGACATGACACAATCTTTAGAGTATATATCTAATGTAAGTTATAAGCATGTTAACAATAATCATAAAAAATTAAAATTTAACCAAATAAAGGAGTTGAAAGAAGTAGACGAACGTT contains the following coding sequences:
- a CDS encoding toxin-antitoxin system YwqK family antitoxin; the encoded protein is MKKLVLFFALLITVVSFAQKEQKRDLKFNKETNLIEVVYYHDNGAVSQTGYYTTDGKLQGEWLSFSADGEKTISGNYDNGKKVGKWFYYTKETVKEVDYNANVIANLKESEVKNKQGI
- a CDS encoding porin, translating into MKNLKAILIVILVATLQINAQDTAPITENTKKEWFESFKIRGYAQVRYNGLFQTNPDLGCEQCDKSWGGDSQFFFRRIRLVFYGQIHPRIYFYIQPDFANATGGNQQFGQIRDAYFDVGLDPKNEFRFRIGQSKVPFGFENMQSSQNRLPLDRNDGLNSAVKNERDLGIFFYWAPEEIRKRFSMLTREGYKGTGDYGVFGLGVYNGQTANVADLNNKKHVVARLTYPFKMGSQIFEPGIQAYTGQHTIDPDDISDGVQTTDDNTYIDQRLGFTAVLYPKPFGFQAEYNFGRGPEFNKETQAISVEKLHGGYLLLNAKCSIKNQLIYPFTRIQYYNGGKKHELDARSYEVKELELGVEWQPYKNFEIVAMYTFSDRTYEDFINQDNNQKGSLLRLQFQVNF
- a CDS encoding inorganic phosphate transporter produces the protein MDNIYLLMIVALAVLAIADLVVGVSNDAVNFLNSAIGSKAISFKTIMIVASIGVALGAVFSSGMMEVARSGIFNPHEFMFNEIMIIFMAVMITDILLLDFFNTVGMPTSTTVSIVFELLGASVAMALIKIGHNGGTFSDVVNYINTSKATEIIFGILLSVVIAFSVGAMVQWVSRLLLSYNYEKQANWVGAIFGGIAITSITYFIFMKGIGGTSYAKESYDIIGGSTIKEFLSKQAPLIIFVSLIFWSLLSYALIAFAKQSIYKIVIIIGTFALALAFSGNDLVNFIGVPIAGWQSYTAWAGSGVSPEAFSMGFLADKVPTPTFLLVVAGFVMVATLWFSKKAKTVTETEINLSREGDGKERFQPNFLSRGFVRLAVGASEMLSYILPQTWQAKIDKQFEKPVINLVKSKTHELPAFDMVRAAVNLMVAAILISLATSMKLPLSTTYVTFMVAMGSSLADRAWGAESAVYRVAGVLNVIGGWFFTAIIAFVAAAIIAYLLNWNVAAMVPVLLLVAILLLVRNYIAHREKSKEAKAEDSLTKAESSSIQGVIIESAKNIASVIKRGNKVYTNSINGLAKQDLQLLKKNKKQIVKLSSEVDELRDNIFYFIKNLDDSSVGASNFYIHILSYLQDMTQSLEYISNVSYKHVNNNHKKLKFNQIKELKEVDERFEVLFNNTRNAFETQSFEEIGIILGRKTEITSLVTNKIQKQVERTRTEESSPKNTTLYFSILLETKDLLNATMNLLEEYHNAHDAKVAPARINKDQE